In Phycodurus eques isolate BA_2022a chromosome 10, UOR_Pequ_1.1, whole genome shotgun sequence, a genomic segment contains:
- the rdh20 gene encoding LOW QUALITY PROTEIN: retinol dehydrogenase 10-A (The sequence of the model RefSeq protein was modified relative to this genomic sequence to represent the inferred CDS: inserted 3 bases in 2 codons): MEAEGHRRLQXAARPSAQTHSVLCERQQXSRAMMIFLMDLQMMLLDMIYFILRNTLRAILRPRVKPIDGELVLITGSGGGLGRLFAQEFTKQGAEVVLWDVDGATNERTANLVRDLGGKAHAYTVDVTKREDVYRYADLVRKDLGRDVTMLVNNAGVVAGQRVLDCPDELIERTMMVNCLGLFWTVKAFLPQMKAKDHGHIVTIASVLGLFSTGCVEDYCASKFAAVGFHESLAHELLAEEVEGVKTTLVCPYIVDTGMFEGCRIRKEMELILPPLDPQYCVEQAMNAILIDQPLVCIPRLTYLPVLCRALLPWESNVVSYRFMGSDKCMYPFIDAKKKQMLNGVNSLA; the protein is encoded by the exons ATGGAGGCTGAGGGCCACAGACGCCTCC TAGCAGCTCGGCCGTCCGCGCAAACACACTCAGTCCTTTGTGAACGTCAGCA GAGTCGAGCAATGATGATATTCCTCATGGACCTGCAGATGATGCTGCTGGACATGATTTACTTCATCCTGCGCAACACCCTGCGGGCCATCCTGCGACCGCGCGTCAAGCCCATCGACGGCGAGCTGGTGCTGATCACTGGGTCGGGAGGAGGCCTGGGTCGCCTCTTCGCCCAGGAGTTCACCAAGCAAGGCGCCGAGGTGGTGCTGTGGGACGTGGACGGCGCCACCAACGAGCGAACAGCCAACCTGGTGCGCGACTTGGGGGGAAAGGCGCACGCCTACACTGTGGATGTCACCAAAAGGGAGGACGTGTATCGCTATGCCGATCTGGTGCGGAAGGACCTGGGTCGGGATGTCACCATGCTGGTGAACAACGCCGGAGTGGTGGCTGGCCAACGAGTGCTGGACTGTCCGGACGAGCTCATCGAAAGGACCATGATGGTCAACTGTCTCGGACTCTTCTGG ACAGTGAAGGCCTTCCTGCCTCAGATGAAGGCCAAGGATCACGGCCACATCGTGACCATCGCCAGCGTGTTGGGCCTCTTCAGCACAGGTTGCGTAGAG GACTACTGCGCCAGTAAGTTTGCTGCAGTGGGTTTCCATGAGTCTCTTGCTCACGAGTTGCTGGCTGAAGAAGTGGAGGGCGTGAAGACCACACTGGTGTGTCCTTACATCGTGGACACAGGCATGTTTGAGGGCTGCCGGATCAG AAAGGAGATGGAGCTCATCTTGCCTCCTCTGGATCCTCAGTACTGTGTGGAGCAAGCCATGAACGCCATCCTCATAGATCAACCCTTAGTGTGCATTCCACGTCTCACCTACCTGCCTGTCCTATGCAGAGC GTTGCTGCCATGGGAATCCAATGTGGTTTCGTATCGTTTCATGGGCTCCGACAAGTGCATGTATCCCTTCATTGATGCCAAGAAGAAACAAATGTTAAATGGTGTCAACTCGCTTGCATAG